One window of Salmo salar chromosome ssa11, Ssal_v3.1, whole genome shotgun sequence genomic DNA carries:
- the LOC100286669 gene encoding high mobility group protein B1 isoform X1: MGKDPRKPRGKMSSYAYFVQTCREEHKKKHPEASVNFSEFSKKCSERWKTMSAKEKGKFEDLAKLDKVRYEREMRSYIPPKGEKKKRFKDPNAPKRPSSAFFIFCADFRPQVKGETPGLSIGDVAKKLGEKWNNLTAEDKVPYEKKAAKLKEKYEKDITAYRNKGKVPVSMPAKAAAPAKDDDDDDDDDEDEDDDDDDDEDDE, translated from the exons ATGGGGAAAGATCCAAGGAAGCCGAGGGGCAAGATGTCCTCCTATGCCTACTTTGTCCAGACCTGTCGGGAGGAGCACAAGAAGAAACACCCGGAAGCTTCTGTCAACTTCTCAGAGTTCTCCAAGAAGTGCTCTGAGAGATGGAAG ACCATGTCCGCCAAGGAGAAGGGGAAGTTTGAGGATCTGGCCAAACTGGACAAGGTGCGATatgagagggagatgaggagctACATTCCTCCcaagggagagaagaagaagaggttcAAGGACCCCAACGCCCCCAAGAGACCATC GTCTGCGTTCTTCATCTTCTGCGCTGACTTCAGACCCCAGGTGAAGGGGGAGACCCCAGGCCTGTCTATTGGTGATGTGGCCAAGAAGCTGGGAGAGAAGTGGAACAACCTAACAGCGGAGGACAAGGTGCCCTATGAGAAGAAGGCTGCCAAGCTGAAGGAGAAGTACGAGAAG GACATCACTGCGTACCGCAACAAGGGTAAGGTGCCGGTCAGCATGCCAGCGAAGGCCGCCGCACCCGCCAAGGACGACGACGATGACGACGAcgatgatgaggatgaggatgatgacGATGACGATGATGAGGATGACGAGTAG
- the katnal1 gene encoding katanin p60 ATPase-containing subunit A-like 1, with protein sequence MNLAEICDNAKKGREYALLGNYDSSMVYYQGVIQQIHKHGQALRDPALKVKWQQVRQELLEEYEQVKGIVGTLESFKVDKPADFPVPQSEEGPRDPAVWPPPTPAEHRAPTAVKRPNSGVKPQQRKDSPGMQPRGAPGGRGQTNPKTDRPAPRDAPRGTKVRDDKGKKAVAEGAGDGELKKFDGSGYDSDLVEALERDIVSRNPNIHWGDIADLEDAKKLLREAVVLPMWMPDFFKGIRRPWKGVLMVGPPGTGKTMLAKAVATECGTTFFNVSSSTLTSKYRGESEKLVRLLFEMARFYAPTTIFIDEIDSICGSRGKSDEHEASRRVKSEILVQMDGVGGASENDDPSKMVMVLAATNFPWDIDEALRRRLEKRIYIPLPTAVGRAELLGISLKEVDVADDVDLALIADKIDGYSGADITNVCRDASMMAMRRRIQGLSPEEIRALSKEELQMPVTMDDFTITLKKISKSVSAADLEKYQAWMEEFGSV encoded by the exons ATGAACCTGGCAGAGATCTGTGACAACGCTAAGAAGGGCAGAGAGTATGCTCTGCTGGGGAACTATGACTCCTCTATGGTCTACTACCAGGGAGTGATCCAGCAGATACATAAACACGGCCAAGCCCTCAGAGACCCTGCACTCAAAGTCAAGTGGCAACAG gtgAGACAGGAGTTGTTGGAGGAGTATGAGCAGGTGAAAGGCATTGTGGGAACTCTGGAGAGTTTTAAGGTGGACAAGCCAGCTGACTTCCCCGTCCCTCAGTCTGAGGAGGGGCCTAGAGACCCTGCAGTGTGGCCCCCACCCACACCTGCAGAGCACAG ggcccctACTGCAGTGAAGCGTCCTAACAGTGGGGTGAAACCCCAGCAGAGGAAGGACTCTCCAGGTATGCAGCCCAGAGGGGCTCCAGGAGGGAGGGGCCAGACTAACCCTAAAACAGACCGCCCTGCCCCCAGGGATGCCCCCCGAGGCACCAAGGTCAGAGACGACAAG gGTAAAAAGGCTGTAGCAGAGGGAGCAGGGGATGGAGAGCTGAAGAAGTTTGATGGTTCGGGGTACGACAGTGACTTAGTGGAGGCACTGGAGAGAGACATCGTCTCCCGCAACCCCAACATACACTG ggggGACATTGCTGACCTGGAGGATGCTAAGAAGCTGCTGAGAGAAGCGGTGGTTCTGCCCATGTGGATGCCAGACTTCTTCAAGGGTATACGCCGACCCTggaag gGTGTGTTGATGGTGGGCCCACCAGGGACAGGGAAGACCATGCTGGCTAAAGCCGTGGCTACAGAGTGTGGCACCACCTTCTTCAACGTATCCTCCTCCACACTCACCTCCAAATACAGAGGAGAGTCTGAGAAACTGGTTCGCCTGCTCTTTGAGATG GCGAGATTCTATGCCCCGACCACCATCTTCATAGATGAGATAGACTCCATTTGTGGGAGTCGAGGGAAGTCGGACGAACACGAAGCCAGCCGCAGAGTCAAGTCAGAAATACTGGTACAGATGGACG GTGTGGGGGGAGCTTCAGAGAATGACGATCCCTCTAAGATGGTGATGGTTCTGGCTGCTACTAACTTCCCCTGGGACATCGACGAGGCACTACGGagacgactggagaagagaatcTACATCCCACTGCCTAcag ctgtgggTCGTGCTGAGCTGCTGGGGATCAGTCTAAAGGAGGTGGATGTGGCTGATGATGTGGACCTGGCTCTCATCGCTGACAAGATAGATGGATACTCTGGAGCTGACATCACCAACGTCtgcag AGATGCGTCTATGATGGCTATGCGTCGGCGTATCCAGGGCCTCTCTCCAGAGGAGATCAGAGCTCTGTCTAAAGAAGAGCTTCAGATGCCTGTCACCATGGACGACTTCACAATTACCTTGAAGAAGATCTCCAAGTCTGTCTCCGCTGCCGACTTGGAGAAGTACCAGGCCTGGATGGAGGAGTTTGGATCTGTTTAG
- the LOC100286669 gene encoding high mobility group protein B1: MRRKELSEEFRDKVVDRHRLGEGYKKISHTLSIPLGTVRSIIKKWKVYGTTETLPRSGRPSKISSWAKRILALELTMRPTASLKELQSSMAEMGENVHESTIARSFANCSRYGRSERRRTLQKTNSDLQSRAEFAEKHLDIEMGKDPRKPRGKMSSYAYFVQTCREEHKKKHPEASVNFSEFSKKCSERWKTMSAKEKGKFEDLAKLDKVRYEREMRSYIPPKGEKKKRFKDPNAPKRPSSAFFIFCADFRPQVKGETPGLSIGDVAKKLGEKWNNLTAEDKVPYEKKAAKLKEKYEKDITAYRNKGKVPVSMPAKAAAPAKDDDDDDDDDEDEDDDDDDDEDDE, translated from the exons ATGAGGCGCAAAGAGCTTTCAGAAGAGTTCAGGGATAAAGTTGTAGATCGGCACAGATTAGGGGAAGGTTATAAGAAAATTTCCCATACATTGAGTATCCCATTGGGTACAGTCAGGTCAATCATTAAGAAGTGGAAGGTGTatggaaccaccgagactctgCCCAGATCAGGACGACCTTCCAAAATAAGCAGCTGGGCGAAAAGGATTCTAGCTCTAGAACTCACCATGAGGCCAACTGCCTCTTTGAAAGAGCTGCAGAGTTccatggctgagatgggagaaaatGTCCATGAATCAACTATAGCTCGATCATTCGCCAACTGTAGCCGCTATGGCCGATCGGAAAGAAGGAGAACATTACAGAAAACAAACAGCGATCTCCAATCACGTGCAGAGTTTGCAGAAAAGCATTTAG ATATTGAGATGGGGAAAGATCCAAGGAAGCCGAGGGGCAAGATGTCCTCCTATGCCTACTTTGTCCAGACCTGTCGGGAGGAGCACAAGAAGAAACACCCGGAAGCTTCTGTCAACTTCTCAGAGTTCTCCAAGAAGTGCTCTGAGAGATGGAAG ACCATGTCCGCCAAGGAGAAGGGGAAGTTTGAGGATCTGGCCAAACTGGACAAGGTGCGATatgagagggagatgaggagctACATTCCTCCcaagggagagaagaagaagaggttcAAGGACCCCAACGCCCCCAAGAGACCATC GTCTGCGTTCTTCATCTTCTGCGCTGACTTCAGACCCCAGGTGAAGGGGGAGACCCCAGGCCTGTCTATTGGTGATGTGGCCAAGAAGCTGGGAGAGAAGTGGAACAACCTAACAGCGGAGGACAAGGTGCCCTATGAGAAGAAGGCTGCCAAGCTGAAGGAGAAGTACGAGAAG GACATCACTGCGTACCGCAACAAGGGTAAGGTGCCGGTCAGCATGCCAGCGAAGGCCGCCGCACCCGCCAAGGACGACGACGATGACGACGAcgatgatgaggatgaggatgatgacGATGACGATGATGAGGATGACGAGTAG
- the LOC123725113 gene encoding repetitive proline-rich cell wall protein 2-like — protein MAAERRRVENDDHMGGKKRKRRGRWTSWMTSVNIKNRTDCHNIMTWHQPQEEKNTPGQTTPGQTTPDKQRLAKPRLAIPRLAKPPLAKPPLAIPRLAIPRLAKPRLAIPRLAKPRLAIPRLAIPRLAKPRLAIPRLAKPRLAIPRLAIPRLAIPRLAKPPLAKPPLAIPRLAIPRLAKPRLAIPRLAKPRLAIPRLAIPRLAKPRLAKPRLAKPHLTNHTWPNHTWPFHA, from the exons ATGGCCGCGGAGAGACGCCGTGTGGAGAATGACGATCATATGggggggaagaagaggaagaggcggGGCCGCTGGACTTCATGGATGACGTCAGTCAACATCAAGAACAGAACAGACTGTCACAATATAATGACATGG CACCAACCGCAGGAGGAAAAAAACACGCCTGGCCAAACCACGCCTGGCCAAACCACCCCTGACAAACAACGCCTGGCCAAACCACGCCTGGCCATTCCACGCCTGGCCAAACCACCCCTGGCCAAACCACCCCTGGCCATTCCACGCCTGGCCATTCCACGCCTGGCCAAACCACGCCTGGCCATTCCACGCCTGGCCAAACCACGCCTGGCCATTCCACGCCTGGCCATTCCACGCCTGGCCAAACCACGCCTGGCCATTCCACGCCTGGCCAAACCACGCCTGGCCATTCCACGCCTGGCCATTCCACGCCTGGCCATTCCACGCCTGGCCAAACCACCCCTGGCCAAACCACCCCTGGCCATTCCACGCCTGGCCATTCCACGCCTGGCCAAACCACGCCTGGCCATTCCACGCCTGGCCAAACCACGCCTGGCCATTCCACGCCTGGCCATTCCACGCCTGGCCAAACCACGCCTGGCCAAACCACGCCTGGCCAAACCACACCTGACAAACCACACCTGGCCAAACCACACCTGGCCATTCCACGCCTGA